One region of Hymenobacter sediminicola genomic DNA includes:
- a CDS encoding NAD(P)/FAD-dependent oxidoreductase, translating into MQEYDYLILGHGIAGATLAWELRRRGRSVLVLDAPNPDSASNVAAGLMNPVAGKRFALAWRADELLTAASQLYGEMEAHFGEQFFVQLPIWKLFSSVAEQNTMLARSADQPWQDFVENAGAELPTPSGILNEFGGLCIRRGGYVRLRELLAALAAESLENGLLQHETFDWQQLVTGPTGVTYAGRVRARQLVCCEGAAATQNPFFHWLPLTPNQGEVLDVECPGLSQAQVLNKGAYVVPLSEGQFRVGATYRWPPFAAGTTPEARTELSQRLAATTSLPFAVRAQRAGVRPAVRDRKPLLGRHPEVPVLSIFNGFGSKGVMLAPRLAALLAEHLEHPEAELWPEVNIKRYQALYQAAPSAVGFSS; encoded by the coding sequence ATGCAAGAATACGACTACCTGATTCTGGGCCACGGTATCGCCGGCGCTACGTTGGCCTGGGAATTGCGCCGGCGCGGCCGTAGTGTGCTGGTTCTCGACGCACCCAATCCCGACTCGGCTTCTAATGTAGCTGCCGGCCTGATGAACCCAGTGGCGGGCAAGCGGTTTGCGCTAGCCTGGCGTGCCGATGAGCTGCTGACAGCAGCCAGCCAGCTGTACGGCGAGATGGAGGCGCATTTTGGAGAGCAGTTTTTTGTACAGCTCCCTATCTGGAAGCTGTTTTCGTCGGTGGCGGAGCAGAACACGATGCTGGCCCGCAGCGCCGACCAGCCCTGGCAGGACTTTGTGGAAAATGCGGGTGCTGAACTGCCAACGCCATCCGGCATACTAAATGAGTTCGGTGGCTTGTGCATCCGACGCGGCGGCTATGTGCGGCTGAGGGAGTTGCTGGCGGCCCTGGCAGCAGAAAGCCTCGAAAATGGGCTACTGCAACACGAAACTTTTGACTGGCAGCAACTCGTTACCGGCCCGACGGGAGTTACGTATGCAGGACGTGTGCGCGCACGGCAGCTGGTTTGCTGTGAAGGTGCCGCCGCTACGCAAAATCCGTTTTTTCACTGGTTACCCCTGACGCCCAACCAAGGCGAAGTGCTGGATGTTGAGTGTCCGGGTCTGTCGCAGGCCCAGGTGCTCAACAAAGGAGCGTATGTGGTGCCGCTTAGCGAAGGGCAGTTCAGGGTGGGGGCAACCTACCGCTGGCCGCCCTTTGCGGCCGGTACCACGCCCGAAGCCCGCACGGAGCTAAGCCAGCGTCTGGCCGCCACTACCAGCCTGCCCTTTGCGGTGCGCGCCCAGCGTGCCGGAGTGCGGCCAGCCGTGCGCGACCGGAAACCGCTGCTGGGGCGGCATCCGGAAGTGCCGGTACTAAGTATCTTCAATGGCTTCGGCTCGAAGGGCGTGATGCTGGCTCCCCGTCTGGCCGCCCTGCTCGCCGAACACCTCGAACACCCGGAGGCTGAGTTGTGGCCCGAGGTCAATATTAAACGCTACCAAGCGTTATATCAGGCGGCCCCGTCGGCCGTCGGTTTTTCATCCTGA
- a CDS encoding MBL fold metallo-hydrolase, with product MTVSGFTFNAFSENTYLLHDATGQCVVVDPGCYERAEQQALQEFIADNKLEVVLLLNTHCHIDHVFGNQFIIDTYKVPFLIHEADLATLRAVPTYAPSYGFPRYAPAEPTGFLTPDKPVRFGETELEVRFAPGHAPGHVVFYHAPTKTVIGGDVLFQGSIGRTDLPGGDYATLISSIKTQLLTLPDDVTVYSGHGPATTIGAERRSNPFLN from the coding sequence ATGACCGTTTCTGGTTTCACGTTCAACGCATTTTCTGAAAACACCTACCTGCTACACGATGCCACGGGTCAATGTGTCGTGGTAGACCCCGGCTGCTACGAGCGGGCTGAGCAACAGGCATTACAGGAGTTTATTGCAGATAATAAGCTGGAAGTGGTGCTTCTACTAAATACGCACTGCCACATCGACCACGTGTTCGGCAACCAGTTTATTATCGATACTTATAAAGTGCCTTTTCTGATTCATGAGGCAGATTTGGCTACGTTGCGAGCCGTGCCCACATACGCACCCAGCTACGGTTTTCCGCGCTACGCTCCTGCCGAGCCAACCGGCTTCCTGACTCCAGATAAGCCGGTACGTTTTGGTGAAACAGAGCTGGAAGTGCGTTTTGCACCGGGCCACGCCCCCGGCCATGTGGTGTTTTACCACGCTCCCACCAAAACCGTTATTGGTGGCGACGTGCTGTTTCAGGGCAGCATCGGCCGCACCGACCTGCCCGGCGGCGACTATGCTACGCTTATCAGCAGTATCAAAACGCAGCTGCTCACCCTGCCCGACGACGTGACGGTATACTCCGGCCACGGTCCGGCCACTACCATCGGGGCAGAGCGCCGCTCCAATCCATTTCTGAACTAG
- a CDS encoding CDP-alcohol phosphatidyltransferase family protein, which yields MKKHLPNALTCLNLLCGCVALSIILAGPVFSFDYTGFATPPLVQAAYLIGIAAVADFFDGLVARALHVSSPIGKDLDSLADMVSFGVVPGAILFKLLQLVLPAAGLPAMLAYLAFVVSIFSALRLAKFNNDTRQSDSFIGLPTPACTLLVASLPLILAHDSFGVSGIILNPWVLLGLSALLSGLLVAEIPLFALKFKNLRWQDNSVRFVFLLLSVALLVGLQAAAIPLIVLLYVLLSVLRPSVG from the coding sequence TTGAAAAAACACCTTCCTAACGCGCTGACCTGCCTCAACCTATTGTGTGGCTGCGTGGCGCTGAGCATCATTCTGGCAGGGCCAGTATTCTCCTTTGACTACACGGGTTTTGCAACGCCACCACTTGTACAGGCAGCCTACCTCATTGGTATTGCCGCCGTGGCCGATTTCTTCGATGGATTGGTGGCGCGGGCGTTGCATGTATCGTCACCGATTGGCAAAGACCTTGACTCGCTGGCTGATATGGTGTCGTTTGGTGTGGTGCCGGGCGCTATTTTGTTCAAGCTGCTCCAGCTGGTACTGCCAGCAGCCGGCCTGCCGGCCATGCTGGCCTATCTGGCCTTCGTGGTCAGCATTTTCTCAGCACTGCGGCTGGCCAAGTTCAACAATGATACCCGCCAGTCCGATTCGTTTATCGGGCTGCCTACGCCGGCCTGCACGCTACTGGTAGCCTCGCTGCCGCTCATCCTGGCTCACGACTCCTTCGGTGTTTCAGGCATTATTCTCAATCCTTGGGTGCTGCTGGGTTTGTCGGCGTTGTTGTCGGGGTTGCTGGTGGCGGAGATTCCACTTTTTGCGCTCAAATTCAAAAATCTGCGCTGGCAAGACAATTCGGTTCGCTTCGTGTTTCTGTTACTGTCAGTGGCTCTGCTGGTAGGCTTGCAGGCGGCCGCCATTCCGCTCATCGTTTTGCTGTACGTGCTGCTGTCGGTGCTACGGCCATCTGTGGGATGA
- the porU gene encoding type IX secretion system sortase PorU produces the protein MRYFTLLVASCCLLLGFSSSVWAQDSRRSVAKKLSWAGTEEIPGPDRRLHRVPIFTGMQHRSGSLQGYAVISVPGTVADGQIRNAVYDAFSAAELALLRGFLPASAVPEVFERTQRGQPVTLVMVPAMRRSPKSGQIEKLVSFEYSYLSGAPTVRRGQQINYAAHSVLATGTWYKVGVDRSGIFKLDRSTLSAMGLDVQTLDPARLQVFGNATGMLPQAISTRRPDDLVENAVYFSGDNNTTLDANEYFLFYARSPHVWEPDTVNNSRRFRHVQHLYSDTAYYFVTVAAPPRTGRRVAPAPAAGVANAPAIAQYTARWFWEHDLVNLAKSGRQWLGEGFNPGTPQNFPTDLTDIVAGSTVQITSSVAGATNANDQHSFRLSVNGTTLSQALPTVSQSDHPEYAATSVRTFSYIPPASISSLSVGLTYLGGSNAKGYLDYLEVNALRPLRLTGSSLEFRSFSNLNPGSVSPFILAGSNTSTQVWEVSNPRRPRSYVLNASGSFTAPTDSIREFVAFNPSGTFSSPRSFGRVVNQDLHGTLNPAHDLDLVIVTHPTFRTEAQRLANWRTSHDRLKVAVVTTSQVYNEFGGGGQDVSAIRDMMKMVYDQRDSPRRNQYLLLFGDASYDYKSKPSNLNNTANLPADWWSKRSPNRADEIAQNYVPTYESRESFAQIYGRADGFGPQTFCSDDYFGILDEGEGEWSEISAPGELMDVGVGRLPVRAPSGSPYSATQATEVVDKLIAYDSRSATGKWRNRLTFVADDQDGSSHVTGSAEPFSAQLVREYPQFNLRKVYLDMYPQVNAAGGEQSPDCNRALDESFEQGSLIINYNGHGGPASLAQEQILTKATITGLQNQNKLTFMVTGTCDFSTYDDPERTSAGEMMLTDTKAGAAGLYTTTRLVFSTSATELVPNFLDSVLTYRSGMPTRLGDATLYSKNSGASVLNRNYVLLGDPSARLARPDVAMTLDSLNGRTLSSTTSDTLKALSLVRLSGSVRTGTDINSAINSSFSGIAQVTVYEKPTTVTTLATSPEDVRLNIQVQEGIIYDGQATVTNGRFSVRFVVPRDINYNVGLGKVSLYASNSSGEVVDAHGYRSVPVGAASNVIALDTIPPRITLFMDNEKFVFGGLTSPSPTLIANLFDESGINTTGSGIGHEITATLDNDPTKLTILNSFYTAQTNDYQKGTVNYGFKDLSTGPHVLHLKAWDTYNNSAVRDIEFIAATTDKLALSHVLNYPNPFAANTTFHFDHNRPNDVLDVQVQIFTVSGRLVRTLEATVNSGASHVPANYSDPSLSWNGRDEYNDQLARGVYVYRVSVRSQKDKSTTSKFEKLVILN, from the coding sequence ATGCGCTACTTTACGCTTCTGGTAGCTAGTTGCTGCCTGCTGCTGGGCTTTTCCTCTTCGGTTTGGGCGCAGGACAGTCGCCGGTCGGTTGCGAAGAAGCTAAGCTGGGCTGGCACTGAGGAAATTCCGGGGCCTGACCGCCGCCTGCACCGCGTACCTATTTTCACCGGCATGCAGCACCGCAGTGGTTCGTTGCAGGGCTATGCTGTTATTTCAGTACCTGGTACCGTGGCAGATGGTCAGATTCGCAATGCTGTGTACGATGCTTTTTCTGCTGCCGAGCTAGCACTGCTGCGTGGGTTTCTCCCTGCTTCCGCTGTGCCGGAAGTGTTTGAGCGCACTCAGCGCGGCCAGCCCGTTACGCTGGTGATGGTACCGGCTATGCGGCGCAGCCCCAAAAGCGGACAAATCGAAAAGCTGGTTTCCTTCGAGTACAGCTACCTTTCTGGCGCGCCGACCGTACGCCGGGGCCAGCAAATCAATTACGCCGCTCATTCAGTGCTTGCTACCGGCACCTGGTACAAGGTGGGCGTCGACCGGAGCGGTATCTTTAAGCTAGACCGGAGCACACTATCGGCCATGGGTCTCGATGTGCAAACCTTGGATCCGGCCCGCCTGCAGGTTTTTGGCAATGCAACCGGCATGCTGCCCCAGGCCATCAGCACGCGCCGCCCCGACGACCTGGTGGAAAATGCGGTGTACTTCTCCGGCGACAACAACACGACGCTTGATGCGAACGAGTACTTCCTGTTTTATGCCCGGAGCCCGCATGTGTGGGAACCCGACACAGTCAACAATTCCCGCCGCTTCCGGCACGTACAGCACCTCTATTCCGATACAGCATACTATTTTGTGACGGTGGCTGCGCCGCCCCGCACCGGCCGCCGCGTAGCACCTGCACCGGCTGCCGGCGTGGCCAATGCGCCGGCTATTGCGCAATACACGGCCCGCTGGTTCTGGGAGCATGATTTGGTAAACTTGGCCAAATCAGGCCGTCAGTGGCTGGGTGAAGGCTTCAATCCAGGCACGCCGCAAAACTTTCCTACCGACCTGACTGATATAGTAGCCGGCTCTACGGTGCAGATAACGTCATCGGTTGCCGGAGCTACCAACGCCAACGACCAGCATTCCTTCCGTTTATCGGTCAACGGGACAACTCTGAGCCAAGCACTGCCTACCGTTTCGCAGTCGGACCACCCAGAATATGCGGCTACCAGCGTCCGGACTTTCTCTTATATTCCGCCGGCTTCCATTTCGTCGTTGAGTGTAGGCCTCACGTACTTGGGTGGCTCCAATGCCAAAGGCTACCTCGATTATCTGGAGGTAAATGCGCTACGGCCTCTGCGGCTTACCGGGTCTTCGCTAGAGTTTCGCTCGTTCAGCAACCTGAATCCGGGTTCAGTCAGCCCGTTTATCCTAGCAGGAAGCAACACCAGCACGCAGGTGTGGGAAGTATCTAACCCACGTCGGCCTCGCTCCTATGTGCTAAACGCCTCGGGTTCCTTCACGGCTCCCACCGATTCTATTCGCGAGTTTGTTGCCTTTAACCCCAGCGGTACATTCAGCTCTCCCCGCAGCTTTGGCCGGGTCGTCAACCAGGACCTGCACGGCACCCTGAACCCGGCGCATGATCTAGACTTGGTCATTGTGACACACCCCACTTTCCGGACAGAAGCGCAGCGCCTGGCCAACTGGCGCACCAGCCACGACCGGCTGAAAGTAGCAGTAGTAACTACTTCGCAGGTCTACAACGAGTTTGGCGGCGGCGGACAGGATGTTTCGGCTATCCGCGACATGATGAAGATGGTGTATGACCAGCGCGACTCACCACGCCGCAACCAGTATTTGCTGCTCTTCGGTGATGCTTCCTACGATTACAAATCCAAGCCCAGCAACCTCAACAACACCGCGAATTTGCCTGCCGACTGGTGGTCGAAACGCTCCCCCAACCGCGCCGACGAAATAGCGCAGAACTACGTACCCACCTATGAGTCGCGCGAGTCGTTTGCGCAGATTTACGGCCGTGCCGATGGTTTCGGCCCGCAAACCTTCTGTTCCGATGACTACTTCGGCATTCTGGATGAGGGCGAGGGTGAGTGGAGCGAAATCAGTGCACCCGGCGAATTGATGGATGTAGGGGTGGGCCGTTTGCCGGTGCGGGCACCTAGTGGCTCGCCTTATTCGGCCACGCAGGCCACAGAAGTAGTAGACAAGCTGATTGCTTATGATTCCCGCTCGGCAACTGGCAAATGGCGCAACCGCCTCACGTTCGTAGCCGACGACCAAGATGGTAGCTCGCACGTCACGGGGTCTGCCGAACCCTTTTCGGCGCAACTCGTCCGCGAGTATCCGCAGTTCAACCTCCGCAAGGTATACCTCGATATGTATCCGCAGGTAAACGCGGCTGGTGGCGAACAGTCGCCGGACTGTAATCGGGCCCTGGATGAGTCATTTGAGCAGGGTTCTCTTATCATCAACTACAACGGCCACGGCGGACCGGCCAGCCTTGCGCAGGAACAGATTCTGACCAAAGCCACCATCACGGGCCTGCAGAATCAGAACAAGCTCACGTTCATGGTAACCGGCACCTGCGACTTCAGCACCTATGACGACCCGGAACGGACCTCGGCTGGCGAAATGATGCTGACAGATACCAAAGCCGGTGCCGCCGGTTTGTACACCACTACCCGGCTCGTATTCTCTACTTCCGCTACGGAATTGGTACCTAATTTCCTGGATTCGGTGCTGACATACAGAAGCGGCATGCCTACCCGCTTGGGCGACGCGACTCTGTATTCCAAGAACTCGGGTGCCAGTGTCCTCAACCGCAACTACGTGCTTCTCGGTGACCCCAGTGCCCGCCTCGCCCGCCCCGATGTAGCCATGACCCTGGATTCACTTAATGGGCGGACACTTAGCAGTACTACTTCAGATACACTGAAAGCACTATCCTTGGTGCGTCTTTCGGGTTCGGTCCGTACCGGCACTGATATCAACTCTGCTATCAACTCCAGCTTTTCGGGAATTGCGCAGGTTACGGTGTACGAAAAGCCTACTACAGTAACCACTCTCGCTACTTCGCCCGAGGATGTCCGGTTAAACATTCAGGTGCAGGAAGGTATCATTTACGATGGGCAGGCAACTGTCACCAATGGGCGCTTTTCCGTGCGGTTTGTAGTGCCCCGCGACATCAACTACAACGTTGGGCTTGGCAAAGTGAGCCTGTATGCATCCAACAGCAGCGGCGAAGTCGTAGATGCCCATGGCTACCGCAGCGTGCCAGTTGGGGCGGCCAGCAACGTCATTGCACTCGATACCATTCCGCCACGCATTACGTTGTTCATGGACAACGAGAAGTTCGTGTTTGGTGGCCTGACCAGCCCGAGCCCGACGCTCATTGCTAACCTGTTTGACGAAAGTGGCATCAACACAACCGGATCTGGGATTGGCCACGAAATCACCGCCACTCTCGACAACGACCCCACCAAGCTCACCATCCTGAATTCGTTCTACACTGCCCAGACCAATGACTACCAGAAAGGCACTGTCAACTACGGCTTCAAGGACCTCAGCACTGGACCGCACGTGCTTCATCTGAAAGCGTGGGATACCTACAATAACTCCGCCGTACGCGACATTGAGTTCATTGCCGCTACCACCGATAAGCTGGCCCTGAGCCACGTGCTGAACTACCCGAACCCCTTTGCAGCTAATACCACATTCCACTTCGACCACAACCGTCCCAACGATGTGCTCGATGTGCAGGTGCAGATTTTCACAGTTTCGGGCCGCTTGGTGCGTACGCTTGAGGCAACAGTCAACAGCGGAGCTTCTCACGTGCCGGCCAACTACTCAGACCCGTCGCTCTCCTGGAACGGCCGCGACGAATACAACGACCAGCTGGCGCGCGGTGTGTACGTTTACCGAGTCAGTGTACGTTCTCAGAAAGATAAGTCGACTACTTCGAAATTCGAAAAACTGGTTATCCTGAATTGA
- the porV gene encoding type IX secretion system outer membrane channel protein PorV: MTFLKLPVRFALLSGFLGLPMLSMAQTNPNTLTTAVPILTISPDSRSAALGEAGVALSPDANAGYHNAGKLGFLNTQYSVSPSYSPWLRSVTDDMGLAYLSGTAKIGQRSAISASLMYFDLGTISFRDDFNVSKGDYNPKEYAFSVAYGQKLTDNFGVGVAARYIRSNLTGNSSGTDSRPGNAAAVDLGAYYNKDLSIGASDYNLGLGATITNIGNKITYTNANQADFLPTRLKLGFAFTRELDAYNKLTLTVDGAKLLTPSPYYIEGDTLGKLKSIRAENLARRNKGVVGAALGSFTDAPGGFSEELREINLSAGVEYTYNDLLMARVGYFYESPVKGDRQYLSFGLGVRYQVFGVDGAYLVPNSRANPLAQTIRVSLHFNFNQLEEAFGDGNTDAPVN; this comes from the coding sequence ATGACCTTTCTGAAGCTGCCTGTGCGTTTTGCGCTGCTTTCCGGATTTCTCGGCCTGCCCATGCTCAGCATGGCTCAAACCAACCCGAACACGCTGACGACGGCCGTTCCCATTCTTACCATCAGCCCCGATTCGCGCTCTGCTGCCCTTGGCGAGGCTGGGGTAGCGCTTTCGCCTGATGCAAATGCTGGCTACCACAACGCAGGTAAGTTGGGTTTCCTCAACACACAGTATAGTGTGTCTCCCTCTTACTCGCCGTGGCTGCGCAGCGTCACCGACGACATGGGCCTAGCCTACCTCTCCGGCACCGCCAAAATCGGCCAGCGCTCCGCCATTTCGGCTTCGCTGATGTATTTCGACCTCGGCACTATTTCTTTCCGCGACGATTTCAATGTATCGAAAGGCGACTATAATCCCAAGGAGTATGCCTTCAGCGTAGCCTACGGTCAGAAGCTCACCGATAATTTCGGCGTGGGTGTAGCTGCGCGCTATATCCGTTCTAACCTCACCGGCAACAGCAGCGGCACCGATTCTCGTCCTGGTAATGCTGCCGCTGTCGATTTGGGTGCGTACTACAACAAGGACCTTTCCATCGGCGCCTCCGATTACAACCTGGGTCTGGGTGCGACTATTACCAACATCGGCAACAAAATCACCTACACCAACGCCAATCAAGCCGACTTCCTTCCTACCCGTCTGAAGCTGGGCTTCGCGTTTACGCGCGAACTGGATGCCTATAATAAGCTCACGCTGACGGTAGACGGTGCTAAACTTCTCACGCCAAGCCCTTACTACATTGAGGGCGACACCTTGGGCAAGCTCAAATCAATTCGGGCTGAAAACCTTGCCCGGCGCAACAAAGGCGTTGTAGGGGCCGCACTAGGCTCGTTCACAGATGCTCCCGGCGGATTTAGCGAGGAACTGCGCGAAATCAACCTCTCAGCTGGCGTAGAGTACACCTACAATGACCTGCTGATGGCTCGCGTTGGCTATTTTTACGAGTCGCCCGTAAAAGGTGACCGGCAATACCTGAGCTTTGGCTTGGGAGTGCGCTATCAGGTATTCGGCGTTGATGGCGCTTACTTGGTTCCTAACTCCCGCGCCAATCCGCTGGCCCAAACCATCCGCGTATCGCTGCACTTCAACTTCAACCAACTCGAAGAAGCCTTCGGCGACGGAAACACCGACGCCCCTGTCAACTAA
- a CDS encoding M16 family metallopeptidase translates to MLDRQVAPPVQPLASVTLPAADVFSLPNGARLHVLRNDAQPVVRLQIVFKAGKWYEPAPGISLLTARMLLEGTATRTARQIADEVAFFGASLECEQGFDRATLTLYCLTRHLPKLLPLVQDVVTASVFPLPELEQLKMRTIQNVRIERQKTSYLASERFSHNLYGAHYPYGNVFDEQVFTLISQASVQDYYRTSYSLSQAEIFLCGDIPQEHETLITELFGHSAPAASASSVASQSPYAPMSGPLQDYVSVADSIQSSLRIGRLWPTLDHADTHQLQLLVKVLGGYFGSRLMKNIREDKGFTYGIYASVSPREHASSFVIGTDVNANSADAAIHEIQHELRVLQNELIPAEELQTVKNYMTGKFANELSTVFEQCDKYKSIIFFGLPTDYYTTFIKQVNHTSAEQLLTLAQQYLSPEEMVEVVAGPKL, encoded by the coding sequence ATGCTCGACCGTCAAGTCGCTCCTCCCGTTCAGCCGCTGGCCAGTGTAACGCTGCCCGCGGCTGACGTGTTTTCGCTCCCTAATGGAGCCCGCCTGCACGTTCTCCGGAACGATGCTCAGCCAGTCGTACGCCTACAAATCGTGTTCAAGGCCGGCAAGTGGTATGAACCTGCACCCGGCATTTCCCTGCTCACGGCCCGTATGCTGCTGGAAGGCACTGCTACCCGCACTGCCCGGCAGATTGCCGACGAAGTAGCATTCTTTGGCGCTTCCCTAGAATGTGAGCAAGGGTTTGATAGAGCCACATTAACACTCTACTGCCTAACGCGCCATCTGCCTAAGCTGCTACCTCTGGTGCAGGATGTGGTAACGGCCTCCGTCTTCCCGCTTCCTGAGTTAGAACAGCTCAAAATGCGCACTATCCAGAACGTGCGGATAGAACGCCAGAAGACTAGCTACCTCGCTTCAGAGCGATTCTCGCACAATCTATATGGTGCGCACTACCCATACGGCAACGTGTTCGATGAACAAGTCTTTACTCTGATTTCACAAGCGTCGGTACAAGATTACTACCGTACCAGTTACTCGCTAAGTCAAGCAGAGATTTTTCTCTGTGGTGACATTCCCCAAGAGCATGAAACGCTCATAACGGAGCTTTTTGGACATTCGGCTCCAGCAGCGTCGGCTTCTTCTGTTGCTAGTCAGAGCCCATATGCACCAATGAGCGGCCCTCTTCAAGACTATGTATCCGTGGCCGACAGCATCCAATCATCTCTGCGAATCGGAAGGTTATGGCCTACTCTTGACCATGCTGATACGCATCAGCTTCAGTTGTTAGTGAAAGTATTAGGAGGCTATTTCGGATCACGCCTCATGAAGAACATCCGCGAAGACAAAGGCTTCACCTACGGTATATATGCTAGTGTAAGCCCACGTGAACATGCAAGTTCCTTTGTTATTGGCACCGACGTCAACGCAAATAGCGCCGATGCAGCCATCCACGAAATTCAGCATGAGCTACGAGTTCTACAAAACGAGCTTATTCCTGCAGAAGAGTTGCAAACAGTCAAAAACTATATGACCGGCAAGTTCGCTAATGAACTCAGCACCGTTTTCGAACAATGTGATAAGTATAAGAGCATTATCTTCTTCGGTTTGCCCACTGATTATTATACTACCTTCATCAAACAAGTGAACCACACGAGCGCCGAACAGTTGCTAACACTCGCTCAACAATATCTATCTCCAGAAGAAATGGTAGAGGTAGTAGCTGGTCCTAAACTGTAG